One genomic window of Streptomyces sp. NBC_01498 includes the following:
- a CDS encoding TerD family protein codes for MTAELVRGQNHPLPHSRLEIRVTAGTPVMACASLADDRGTSLGVEGIAHPGSPALPGIEVSKQATTGLRFHVDLEAVPDRAHLVHLLLALPDGVGGPARFGATAAPFAAVTSTDGTEIASFTLTGLEAESAVVALELYRRQGAWKVRAVGQGYAGGLAELFGDQGLPGAREFAAGIQEAVTRHMAGAIQAPPTGVPGAARVRPDRSAAATTQTGQTAGTTGAAVPPPGTPGPPPQQLPGTPGPQPAGPPDGQSPPPAAAPHTTPGGRVDYTHPRRRTTAPPTPPPASPLQPEPGRPPRPVAGDATGWSMEERLYNQVWGMFEDLARATAAYRSAVDFAESRMDQELDGVLSDPRSRIGGTGDAAREAARAKRDRLTGQAREALDRDLGQLAAESEVVEPALPPAYARWDNPVWHAYRVPMDNPMALRLGDLHLPERTDLRIPMLIRLPLERGLWIDSGRSGSEGALMLDESQLRALAVDQAVGHAARLLAAYPPGEFSVHVIDAAGAAARSLAPLVEAGVLSRPPAAGAAGVAAVLARLTRRVDLVQMAVRGGAADSLPPDLDTGEQLLIVNDFPHGFDDRAVTQLRYLADEGPAVGVHLMMVADREDASAYGPVLDPLWRSLLRVTPVADDHLADPWVGHAWTFEPPTMPPGSAILRRVLEQVAEARRAWRR; via the coding sequence ATGACGGCCGAGCTGGTCCGGGGGCAGAACCATCCCTTGCCCCACAGCCGACTGGAGATCCGGGTGACGGCCGGCACACCGGTCATGGCGTGTGCCTCCCTCGCCGACGACCGGGGGACCAGCCTCGGCGTCGAGGGCATCGCCCACCCCGGCTCGCCCGCCCTGCCCGGCATCGAGGTCTCCAAGCAGGCCACCACCGGACTGCGCTTCCATGTCGACCTGGAGGCCGTACCCGACCGCGCGCACCTGGTGCACCTGCTGCTCGCACTCCCCGACGGGGTCGGCGGCCCCGCCCGGTTCGGCGCCACCGCGGCCCCGTTCGCCGCCGTCACCTCCACCGACGGCACCGAGATCGCCAGCTTCACCCTCACCGGCCTCGAAGCGGAGTCCGCCGTCGTCGCCCTGGAGCTCTACCGCCGCCAGGGCGCCTGGAAGGTCCGCGCCGTCGGACAGGGGTACGCGGGCGGCCTCGCCGAGCTCTTCGGCGACCAGGGGCTGCCGGGGGCCCGCGAGTTCGCCGCCGGGATCCAGGAGGCGGTCACCCGCCACATGGCCGGCGCGATCCAGGCACCGCCGACCGGCGTGCCCGGCGCCGCCCGGGTACGCCCGGACAGGTCCGCGGCGGCCACCACCCAGACCGGCCAGACCGCGGGCACCACGGGCGCGGCGGTCCCGCCGCCCGGGACCCCCGGCCCCCCGCCCCAGCAGTTGCCCGGCACCCCCGGTCCGCAGCCGGCCGGACCGCCGGACGGCCAGAGCCCCCCGCCGGCCGCCGCCCCGCACACCACCCCCGGCGGACGGGTCGACTACACCCACCCCCGCCGCCGGACCACCGCCCCGCCCACCCCGCCGCCCGCGTCACCGCTCCAGCCCGAGCCCGGCAGGCCGCCCCGCCCCGTCGCCGGGGACGCGACCGGCTGGTCCATGGAGGAACGCCTCTACAACCAGGTGTGGGGCATGTTCGAGGACCTGGCCCGCGCCACCGCCGCCTACCGCAGCGCCGTCGACTTCGCCGAGTCCCGCATGGACCAGGAGCTGGACGGGGTCCTGTCCGACCCGCGCAGCCGGATAGGCGGCACCGGCGACGCCGCCCGTGAGGCCGCCCGCGCCAAGCGCGACCGGCTCACCGGCCAGGCGCGCGAGGCCCTGGACCGGGACCTCGGCCAGCTGGCCGCCGAGTCGGAGGTCGTCGAGCCCGCCCTGCCGCCCGCGTACGCCCGCTGGGACAACCCCGTCTGGCACGCCTACCGCGTCCCGATGGACAACCCGATGGCCCTGCGCCTCGGCGATCTCCACCTGCCCGAGCGCACCGATCTGCGCATCCCCATGCTGATCCGGCTCCCCCTGGAGCGCGGTCTGTGGATCGACAGCGGCCGGTCGGGCTCGGAAGGCGCCCTCATGCTGGACGAGAGCCAGCTGCGCGCGCTCGCCGTGGACCAGGCCGTCGGCCACGCCGCGCGTCTTCTCGCGGCGTACCCGCCCGGCGAGTTCAGCGTCCATGTCATCGACGCGGCGGGCGCCGCGGCCCGCTCGCTGGCCCCGCTGGTCGAGGCGGGCGTGCTGAGCCGGCCTCCGGCGGCCGGGGCCGCGGGGGTCGCCGCGGTGCTCGCGCGCCTCACCCGGCGGGTGGACCTGGTGCAGATGGCTGTCCGGGGCGGCGCGGCCGATTCCCTGCCGCCCGACCTGGACACCGGCGAGCAGCTGCTCATCGTGAACGACTTCCCGCACGGTTTCGACGACCGGGCGGTCACCCAGCTGCGCTATCTCGCCGACGAGGGCCCGGCCGTGGGCGTCCATCTGATGATGGTCGCCGACCGGGAGGACGCGAGTGCGTACGGCCCGGTGCTCGACCCCCTCTGGCGCTCACTGCTGCGGGTCACGCCCGTCGCCGACGACCATCTCGCCGACCCCTGGGTCGGCCACGCGTGGACGTTCGAGCCGCCGACCATGCCGCCGGGCAGCGCGATACTCCGGCGGGTGCTCGAACAGGTCGCCGAGGCGCGCCGCGCCTGGCGCCGCTGA
- a CDS encoding TerC family protein, which produces MDVSWTLWALTILGLSALIAVDFFIGRKPHDVSIKEAGIWTIVWIVLAALFGIGLLVFGTSQASGEFFAGFITEKSLSVDNLFVFVLIMAKFAVPTQLQQRVLLIGVLIALVLRAIFIAAGAAIIASFSWVFYLFGAFLIYTAWKLVQEARAGDEEDEFEENRLLKSIEQRFGVADKYHGTKLFIRNNGKRVLTPLMVVMLAIGTTDVLFALDSIPAIFGLTQDPYIVFTANAFALMGLRQLYFLIGGLLKKLVHLSYGLSIILGFIGVKLVLHALHESGVHVPEITIPFSLAVICGVLIITTITSLIASRKQAEREAAEAAADGTNSVTDSATDRGPTTDKDGAGKADVDA; this is translated from the coding sequence GTGGACGTTTCATGGACTCTCTGGGCGCTGACCATTCTTGGTCTGAGCGCCCTGATCGCGGTCGACTTCTTCATCGGGCGCAAGCCCCATGACGTGTCGATCAAGGAAGCCGGAATCTGGACGATCGTCTGGATCGTTCTCGCCGCGCTGTTCGGGATCGGGCTGCTCGTCTTCGGCACCAGTCAGGCGTCGGGCGAGTTCTTCGCCGGATTCATCACCGAGAAGTCGCTCAGCGTCGACAACCTCTTCGTCTTCGTCCTGATCATGGCGAAGTTCGCGGTGCCCACCCAGCTTCAGCAGCGGGTGCTGCTCATCGGTGTGCTCATCGCCCTGGTCCTGCGGGCCATCTTCATCGCGGCGGGCGCGGCGATCATCGCCAGCTTCTCGTGGGTCTTCTACCTCTTCGGCGCGTTCCTGATCTACACGGCCTGGAAGCTCGTCCAGGAGGCGCGTGCCGGTGACGAGGAGGACGAGTTCGAGGAGAACCGCCTCCTGAAGTCCATCGAGCAGCGCTTCGGCGTCGCCGACAAGTACCACGGCACCAAGCTCTTCATACGGAACAACGGCAAGCGGGTGCTGACGCCGCTGATGGTGGTCATGCTCGCCATCGGCACCACCGATGTGCTGTTCGCGCTGGACTCGATCCCCGCGATCTTCGGCCTGACCCAGGACCCGTACATCGTCTTCACCGCCAACGCCTTCGCCCTGATGGGTCTGCGGCAGCTGTACTTCCTGATCGGCGGACTGCTCAAGAAGCTGGTCCACCTCAGCTACGGTCTGTCGATCATCCTCGGCTTCATCGGTGTCAAGCTCGTGCTGCACGCGCTGCACGAGAGCGGGGTGCATGTCCCCGAGATCACCATTCCGTTCTCGCTCGCCGTCATCTGCGGTGTACTGATCATCACCACGATCACCAGCCTGATCGCCTCCCGCAAGCAGGCGGAACGCGAGGCGGCCGAGGCCGCGGCCGACGGCACGAACAGCGTCACGGACAGTGCCACGGACCGGGGTCCGACCACGGACAAGGACGGTGCGGGCAAGGCCGACGTCGACGCCTGA
- a CDS encoding MBL fold metallo-hydrolase, with product MTYSGAVKLDGPADVHELTDLVISKVAVGAMNNNAYLLRCRATGEQLMIDAANDAATLLTLIGDDGIASVVTTHRHADHWQALAEVVAATGATTYAGRYDAEGIPVPTDVPVEDGDTVRVGRIELTARRLVGHTPGSIALAYDDPHGHPHLFTGDCLFPGGVGNTRQDPAAFTRLIDDVETKLFDLLPDETWVYPGHGDDTTLGAERPHLPAWRARGW from the coding sequence ATGACGTACAGCGGAGCCGTGAAGCTCGACGGACCGGCCGACGTGCACGAGTTGACGGATCTCGTGATCTCCAAGGTCGCCGTCGGCGCGATGAACAACAACGCCTATCTGCTGCGCTGCCGGGCCACCGGCGAGCAGCTGATGATCGACGCCGCGAACGACGCGGCCACGCTTCTCACGCTGATCGGTGACGACGGCATCGCGTCCGTCGTCACCACGCACCGGCACGCGGACCACTGGCAGGCGCTGGCCGAGGTGGTGGCCGCCACCGGCGCGACGACGTACGCCGGACGGTACGACGCGGAGGGGATCCCGGTCCCGACCGATGTGCCCGTCGAGGACGGCGACACCGTCCGGGTCGGGCGGATCGAGCTGACCGCGCGCCGGCTCGTCGGACATACGCCGGGCTCGATCGCCCTGGCGTACGACGACCCGCACGGTCACCCGCATCTCTTCACGGGCGACTGCCTCTTTCCCGGCGGGGTGGGCAACACGCGACAGGACCCGGCCGCCTTCACGCGTCTGATCGACGATGTCGAGACCAAGCTGTTCGATCTGCTGCCGGACGAGACCTGGGTCTATCCGGGCCACGGCGACGACACGACGCTCGGCGCCGAGCGCCCGCATCTTCCCGCCTGGCGCGCACGCGGCTGGTAG
- a CDS encoding maleylpyruvate isomerase family mycothiol-dependent enzyme, translating into MLDHVRDLESLHTATERLLTAAARLDNGSVAGPSRLPGWSRGHVLAHLARNADALVNVLEGRPMYPDTATREAEIVRDAPRTPAAQVADVRATAEHFRRVAAVPADWARTVALRNGVTDIAARVPFRRLVEVWIHHVDLDIGLELEDLPDDFTGREIDFLTERFAGHPDVPPLALSTPDGRGWRTGRADGTAVPVTGPAADLMGWLAGRRDGSALRTALSPLPVLPAL; encoded by the coding sequence ATGCTCGATCATGTGCGCGACCTGGAATCCCTGCACACGGCGACCGAGCGGCTCCTCACCGCGGCCGCCCGTCTGGACAACGGATCCGTGGCCGGGCCGTCACGGCTTCCGGGCTGGAGCCGTGGCCACGTACTGGCGCATCTGGCCAGAAACGCGGACGCGCTCGTCAATGTGCTCGAAGGCCGGCCCATGTACCCGGACACCGCCACCCGCGAGGCCGAGATCGTGCGGGACGCGCCCCGCACCCCGGCCGCACAGGTCGCCGACGTACGCGCCACGGCCGAGCACTTCCGGCGGGTGGCCGCCGTCCCCGCCGACTGGGCACGCACGGTCGCCCTGCGCAACGGGGTCACGGACATAGCCGCCCGGGTGCCGTTCCGCAGGCTGGTCGAGGTGTGGATCCACCATGTCGACCTGGACATCGGCCTGGAGCTCGAAGACCTGCCCGACGATTTCACCGGGCGCGAGATCGACTTCCTGACCGAGCGCTTCGCCGGGCACCCGGACGTGCCGCCGCTCGCCCTGAGCACGCCGGACGGACGCGGCTGGCGGACCGGCCGCGCCGACGGCACGGCGGTCCCGGTCACCGGCCCGGCGGCGGACCTGATGGGCTGGCTGGCCGGACGCCGTGACGGGTCGGCGCTCCGCACGGCGCTCTCCCCGCTGCCCGTACTGCCCGCGCTATAG